A region of Fibrobacter sp. UWP2 DNA encodes the following proteins:
- a CDS encoding anthranilate synthase component I family protein, giving the protein MTNTSKSPNKPANHITQQPGYEPRTDSIYVALPGERYTPFSLGKKLGAKAIFESASFSHGRSRYSTLMVDEGFRLRQNEKDVSIIIDGKESTFLKEGEGDILDALTLISAENTVPPNQIPIPSSGVGYLGYEFCARCDTIRLAPQVDELNIPEAEFLVGHIYIVFDHFTEKLHLFALNYEEHQIDLKAAIEKVKARLADLDFSYLAPEQQYGKGITMTDLEQSRKEYVEKVEALQKHIIAGNIVQAVPSRRIQFASDIAALDIYRRLRTVNPSPYMFFLDYGTHQFIGASPESLVRVREGIATIHPIAGTRRRGKDDAEDEALMKNLKGDPKERAEHLMLVDLARNDLGRVCEAGTVETTKYMECEKFSHVIHLVSDVQGKVSKTKKAIEVLRSSFPAGTVSGAPKISAIEILSGLEKVKRRFYAGAVGYMESDGDLDFCIAIRCCLKQGKTISLQAGGGIVAASNADREFEETNEKLGAIRAVLEGEN; this is encoded by the coding sequence ATGACCAACACATCAAAGTCGCCGAACAAACCGGCCAACCACATCACCCAACAGCCTGGCTACGAGCCGCGTACTGACAGCATTTACGTGGCACTCCCGGGCGAACGTTACACCCCGTTTTCGCTCGGCAAGAAGCTCGGTGCGAAGGCTATCTTCGAATCGGCAAGCTTCTCGCACGGCCGTAGCCGCTACTCTACCTTGATGGTGGACGAAGGCTTCCGTCTGCGCCAGAACGAGAAGGACGTGAGCATCATCATCGACGGCAAGGAAAGCACCTTCCTCAAGGAAGGCGAAGGTGACATTCTCGACGCCCTCACGCTGATCTCTGCCGAAAATACGGTGCCGCCCAACCAGATTCCTATTCCTTCTTCGGGCGTGGGCTACCTCGGTTACGAATTCTGTGCCCGCTGCGATACCATCCGCCTCGCCCCGCAGGTGGACGAACTCAACATTCCCGAAGCTGAATTCCTGGTGGGACACATCTACATCGTGTTCGACCACTTTACCGAAAAGCTTCACCTGTTCGCCCTGAACTACGAAGAACACCAGATTGATTTGAAGGCCGCCATCGAAAAGGTGAAGGCCCGCCTCGCCGACCTCGACTTCAGCTACCTCGCCCCGGAACAGCAGTACGGCAAGGGCATTACGATGACCGACCTGGAACAGTCCCGCAAGGAATACGTGGAAAAGGTCGAAGCATTGCAGAAGCATATCATCGCCGGCAACATTGTGCAGGCGGTACCTTCTCGCCGCATCCAGTTTGCAAGCGACATCGCGGCGCTCGACATTTACCGCCGTCTCCGCACGGTGAACCCGTCTCCGTACATGTTCTTCCTTGATTACGGTACGCACCAGTTTATCGGTGCCTCGCCCGAGAGCCTCGTACGCGTGCGTGAAGGCATTGCAACGATTCACCCGATTGCAGGTACCCGCCGCCGCGGCAAGGACGATGCCGAAGATGAAGCCCTGATGAAGAACCTGAAGGGCGACCCGAAGGAACGCGCCGAACACCTGATGCTCGTGGACTTGGCCCGTAACGATCTCGGCCGCGTCTGCGAAGCCGGCACGGTGGAAACGACCAAGTACATGGAATGCGAAAAGTTCAGCCACGTGATTCACCTGGTCTCTGACGTGCAGGGTAAGGTTTCCAAGACCAAGAAGGCGATTGAAGTGCTGCGCTCCAGCTTCCCAGCCGGTACGGTGAGCGGCGCCCCGAAAATCAGCGCGATTGAAATCCTTTCGGGCCTCGAAAAGGTCAAGCGCCGCTTCTATGCGGGTGCGGTTGGCTACATGGAATCGGATGGCGACTTGGATTTCTGCATCGCCATCCGTTGCTGCTTAAAGCAGGGTAAGACCATCAGCCTTCAGGCCGGTGGTGGCATTGTCGCGGCCAGCAACGCCGACCGCGAATTTGAAGAAACGAATGAAAAATTGGGTGCCATCCGCGCCGTGCTCGAAGGAGAAAACTAA
- a CDS encoding TIGR02147 family protein: protein MSPIVEYKDHRQYILDYYHDRKRRGAFTWRAFAAQAGFGSPVYLKLVCDGKKNLSADAVDRVIKAMSLSAFEAEYFRAMVAFNYAKDEDAQKAAADQMLLIASTHKVKVLGADEFKYFDSWENPVLRELAPAMPGAKPLEIARVCSHGITAAQVSEALHFLVHAGFLNKDENGNYTQTDKSISSGTADFVPLAVRKMHRQMGGFAMDALEDLPVRERQFTGLTMGVANESYARILKELADCRQRIMAIVTETDKTDRVYRLNMQFFPLTNEIHGGGDGAH from the coding sequence ATGAGTCCAATTGTCGAATACAAAGACCACCGCCAGTATATTCTGGATTACTACCACGACCGCAAAAGGCGGGGCGCTTTTACCTGGCGTGCCTTTGCGGCCCAGGCCGGGTTCGGTTCGCCGGTGTACTTGAAGCTGGTCTGTGATGGCAAAAAGAATTTGAGCGCCGATGCGGTGGATCGCGTCATCAAGGCGATGTCGCTTTCGGCTTTCGAGGCGGAGTATTTTAGGGCCATGGTGGCGTTCAATTACGCCAAGGACGAGGATGCGCAAAAGGCGGCCGCCGACCAAATGCTTTTGATTGCTTCTACGCACAAAGTAAAGGTCCTGGGGGCCGACGAATTTAAGTATTTTGATTCCTGGGAAAACCCTGTTTTGCGCGAGCTGGCCCCTGCCATGCCCGGGGCAAAGCCGTTGGAAATCGCCCGTGTGTGTTCGCACGGTATCACGGCGGCCCAGGTATCGGAGGCGCTCCACTTTTTGGTGCATGCAGGATTTTTGAACAAAGACGAAAATGGGAATTACACGCAAACCGACAAGTCTATTTCGTCGGGCACGGCTGATTTTGTCCCGCTGGCGGTTCGCAAAATGCACCGGCAAATGGGCGGGTTCGCCATGGACGCCCTCGAGGACTTGCCAGTTCGCGAGAGGCAGTTTACGGGGCTCACCATGGGGGTGGCCAACGAGTCGTATGCGCGAATCCTCAAGGAGTTGGCTGATTGCCGCCAACGTATTATGGCGATAGTGACCGAGACCGACAAAACGGATCGCGTTTACCGTTTGAACATGCAGTTCTTCCCGTTGACAAACGAGATTCACGGTGGTGGAGATGGTGCACATTAG
- a CDS encoding low molecular weight protein-tyrosine-phosphatase codes for MIKILFVCHGNICRSPMAEFVMKRLVQEELPASQATDFEIASAATSTEEIGNPVYPPAKRMLNAHGIDCSGKTARQMTQADFEHYDYIVLMDKNNLRNLRWILPANVIDSPKISLLMDYTSHPRDVADPWYTGDFHATWNDVTEGCRGLLREILSSRY; via the coding sequence GTGATTAAAATCCTTTTTGTATGCCACGGCAACATTTGCCGAAGCCCCATGGCCGAGTTCGTTATGAAACGCTTGGTGCAAGAGGAACTGCCGGCATCGCAAGCCACCGATTTTGAAATTGCGAGCGCCGCGACCAGCACCGAAGAGATTGGGAATCCGGTCTACCCGCCCGCCAAGCGCATGCTGAACGCCCACGGCATTGACTGCAGCGGCAAAACCGCGCGACAAATGACGCAAGCCGACTTTGAACATTACGACTACATTGTTTTGATGGACAAAAACAACCTGCGCAACTTGCGCTGGATATTGCCGGCAAACGTCATCGACAGCCCAAAAATCAGCCTATTGATGGATTACACAAGCCACCCGCGAGATGTCGCGGACCCCTGGTACACCGGAGACTTCCATGCTACCTGGAATGATGTCACCGAAGGGTGCCGCGGTCTCTTGAGAGAGATTCTCAGTTCGCGTTATTGA
- a CDS encoding GDSL-type esterase/lipase family protein: MGFKNFWISGMAALGVLFATTATCAATNVACVGNSITEGYGLNGATTYPQHLQELLGSDYRVTNFGVSSMTFSKKGNQSYWNTNKFIGALESVPNIVVIELGTNDSKFLMTHYPDKGIYNYNYDAGVTLASLAEDYAELLSTFKRLDPVPELYATLQPYSNNLEWFITDSAIVNQVNPLIKKVALESGVNIIDLHSQFNTPSWFLADSVHPNATGAGELAKIIQKYITLSKPAIKQNGTSLEVSATATECHWYKDSSLMEGATGCKLDIKEKGTYKALVKVDDSDSWMATSNFEVKDIGTTSGEEDETPPAKILQAKKRRGLQAEGDVKYFDLKGRRL; the protein is encoded by the coding sequence ATGGGATTTAAAAATTTTTGGATTTCGGGCATGGCTGCCCTAGGTGTACTTTTCGCCACCACTGCCACATGCGCCGCCACCAACGTGGCCTGCGTGGGCAACAGCATTACCGAGGGTTACGGGCTCAACGGGGCCACGACTTACCCCCAGCACCTGCAAGAACTTTTAGGGAGCGACTACAGGGTCACGAACTTTGGCGTTTCGAGCATGACGTTCTCCAAGAAGGGGAACCAAAGCTACTGGAATACGAACAAGTTCATAGGCGCCCTGGAAAGCGTCCCGAACATCGTAGTGATCGAACTCGGCACCAACGACAGCAAGTTCCTCATGACGCACTACCCTGACAAGGGAATCTACAACTACAATTACGATGCGGGCGTCACGCTCGCAAGCCTCGCCGAGGACTATGCGGAACTGCTCTCCACATTCAAAAGGCTGGACCCGGTCCCGGAACTGTACGCCACGCTGCAGCCCTACTCCAACAACCTGGAATGGTTCATCACCGACTCCGCCATAGTAAACCAGGTTAACCCGCTTATTAAAAAAGTCGCCCTCGAAAGCGGGGTCAACATCATTGACCTGCATTCGCAATTCAATACACCCTCGTGGTTTTTGGCCGACAGCGTGCACCCCAACGCCACGGGCGCGGGCGAACTCGCCAAAATCATCCAGAAATACATCACGCTTTCAAAACCCGCCATAAAGCAAAACGGGACTTCCCTCGAAGTCTCTGCAACGGCGACCGAATGCCACTGGTACAAAGACAGCTCCCTCATGGAAGGTGCCACAGGTTGCAAGCTTGATATAAAGGAAAAAGGGACCTACAAGGCGCTGGTCAAGGTAGACGATTCCGACTCGTGGATGGCGACCAGCAACTTTGAAGTCAAAGACATCGGGACCACGAGCGGCGAGGAGGACGAAACCCCGCCCGCAAAGATTCTCCAGGCCAAAAAACGCAGGGGCCTGCAAGCCGAGGGCGACGTGAAATACTTCGACCTCAAGGGCCGTAGACTATAG